A window of Tautonia plasticadhaerens contains these coding sequences:
- the rplA gene encoding 50S ribosomal protein L1 codes for MPKHSKRFRALIQQAPTGPLSLDEAVAALKKFGTTKFDQTVEVSTNLGIDPRQSDQNVRGSVALPHGIGKSVRVAVFAQGDNAEKAREAGADIVGAEDLAAQIKGGTMDFDVALATPDVMGIVGPLGRVLGPRGLMPSPRSGTVTTDIASAVREFKAGKIEFRNDKGGNVAAPVGKLSFDELRLIENIQAFLNHLKTVKPAAAKGLYVRSVTISATMSPGIRVVA; via the coding sequence GTGCCCAAGCATTCGAAGCGCTTCCGCGCGTTGATCCAGCAGGCCCCGACCGGGCCGTTGTCGCTGGACGAGGCGGTCGCGGCGCTGAAGAAGTTCGGCACCACGAAGTTCGACCAGACCGTCGAGGTCTCGACGAACCTGGGGATCGACCCCAGGCAGAGCGACCAGAACGTCAGGGGGTCGGTGGCGTTGCCGCACGGCATCGGCAAGAGCGTCCGCGTGGCGGTCTTCGCCCAGGGCGACAACGCCGAGAAGGCCAGGGAGGCCGGCGCCGACATCGTCGGGGCCGAGGACCTGGCCGCGCAGATCAAGGGCGGGACCATGGACTTCGACGTGGCGCTGGCCACGCCGGACGTCATGGGCATCGTCGGCCCGCTGGGGCGGGTGCTCGGCCCGAGGGGCCTGATGCCGTCGCCGCGGTCGGGGACCGTGACGACGGACATCGCCTCGGCGGTCCGCGAGTTCAAGGCGGGCAAGATCGAGTTCCGCAACGACAAGGGGGGCAACGTGGCCGCCCCGGTCGGCAAGCTGAGCTTCGACGAGCTGCGGCTGATCGAGAACATCCAGGCGTTCCTCAACCACCTCAAGACCGTCAAGCCGGCCGCCGCGAAGGGCCTGTACGTCCGGTCGGTCACGATCTCGGCCACGATGAGCCCGGGCATCCGGGTCGTCGCCTGA
- the rplJ gene encoding 50S ribosomal protein L10, with amino-acid sequence MSKYVKELMMDQLRRDLDGTRSVLLLDLGGLDAISETRLRDDLRKKSIRIKVLKNTLAGRIFDELGIGDLRKYLSGPSVAAWGGEGVAELAKEISSQVKKLQKPKIKGGAVDGVIISPAEVEDITKLPSREELIGRVASLALAPAQRVVGLANAPASGLLGQLRTLSEGAEGEGEGEGVADAPPAAEGEAAG; translated from the coding sequence ATGAGCAAGTACGTCAAAGAGCTGATGATGGACCAGCTCCGGCGCGACCTGGACGGGACGCGATCGGTGCTGCTGCTGGACCTCGGCGGCCTGGATGCCATCAGCGAGACCCGGCTGCGGGACGACCTGCGCAAGAAGTCGATCCGCATCAAGGTGCTCAAGAACACCCTGGCCGGCCGGATCTTCGACGAGCTGGGCATCGGCGACCTCCGCAAGTACCTCAGCGGCCCGAGCGTGGCCGCCTGGGGGGGCGAGGGGGTGGCCGAGCTGGCCAAGGAGATCTCCAGCCAGGTCAAGAAGCTCCAGAAGCCCAAGATCAAGGGCGGCGCCGTCGACGGGGTGATCATCTCGCCGGCGGAGGTCGAGGACATCACGAAGCTGCCGAGCCGGGAGGAGCTGATCGGCCGCGTCGCCAGCCTCGCCCTGGCCCCGGCGCAGCGCGTGGTCGGCCTCGCCAACGCCCCGGCCTCCGGCCTGCTCGGCCAGCTCAGGACGCTCTCCGAGGGCGCCGAGGGCGAGGGCGAGGGCGAGGGCGTCGCGGACGCCCCCCCGGCCGCCGAGGGCGAGGCCGCCGGCTGA
- the rplL gene encoding 50S ribosomal protein L7/L12, whose amino-acid sequence MATADAPAREFAENIKTLGESIVKLTVLEAKALGDYLEEVHGIKAAAAAVAAAPAAAAEAGPAAVEKTEFDVILENSGAQKIQVIKVVRTATALGLKEAKELVDGAPKAIKQGISKEDAEKLKKELEEAGGTVSIK is encoded by the coding sequence ATGGCCACCGCCGATGCCCCCGCCCGCGAGTTCGCCGAGAACATCAAGACCCTGGGCGAGTCGATCGTCAAGCTGACCGTCCTGGAGGCCAAGGCCCTGGGCGACTACCTCGAGGAGGTCCACGGCATCAAGGCCGCCGCCGCCGCGGTGGCCGCCGCGCCGGCCGCCGCCGCCGAGGCCGGCCCGGCCGCCGTCGAGAAGACCGAGTTCGACGTCATCCTGGAGAACTCCGGCGCCCAGAAGATCCAGGTGATCAAGGTCGTCCGGACCGCCACCGCCCTGGGCCTGAAGGAGGCCAAGGAGCTGGTCGACGGCGCCCCCAAGGCGATCAAGCAGGGGATCTCCAAGGAGGACGCCGAGAAGCTCAAGAAGGAGCTGGAGGAGGCCGGCGGCACCGTCAGCATCAAGTGA